CTCGTAGGGTCCTCCTGGGCCGATCCGGCGAGGTCCTTTCAACTTTCCACGTCAGGGGCCTTTCCAGGGGCTGTTACGACATTCCCCAGGGCAAGGTCGTCTCAAAGGACCCTCTGGGGCTCTTTTCAAGGGAAAAACCATTCGGGGGTCCCCAGGAGGTCCTCGTCTACCCCGTGTTGCTGGACCTGGAGGACCAGGAATTTGCCCAGCGCCACCTGATGGGCGATACGCGGTCTGATAGGCCCTTCATGCCGGACCTTACGAGGGTATCCAGCCTGCGGGACTACACACCGGATACGCCGGCACGACGGATCCACTGGAAGGCGAGCGCCCGGCACGGGAAACTCCTGGCCAAGGTGTTGGAACATACGGCCGACCTAAGGCTGTGCATAGCCCTGGATGGGGACAGATTCCAACTGCCCGGACTGTCCATGGAGAAGGCCCTTTCGGTGGCAGCCACCCTGGCGGTTTGGGCCGACGAGAAGAAGGTGCCCTTCGGCCTCGTGTCCAACCTGTCCCGTCACGGTCGGTCAGGCCCGGTCTCCCTCCCGGTGGGCTCCGGCCCTTCCCAGCCCAGCCTGGCCCTCGAAGCGCTGGCAAGGGCGGAACTTCCTACGGCGTTACCCTTCAAGGAACTCTTGTCCGTGGAATCAAGGCTCTTGCCCTGGGGTACGACGATCATTGTCATACGCCGCGATGGCTCCGATGACTCCCCTATTGAAGGCAGGATCGGGACCGAAGTGTTGGGTACGTTGGAGGTATCGAGGTTATGACAAGCCTGCTTTTCAGGATGTTCCTGGTCGCCGGCGAATCGTTGAACTTCAGCCTCCTCTACCTTTACGCGCTATCGGGCCTCGGGGCGAAAGGATTCGTGAATCCCTGGACCTTTCTGACCATGGCCTCATCGGTGGCGGCGGCCAACCTGGCCATGCGCAGGGGGAACTTTCGATACCTGGCCATCGTTCTGGTCAACCTTTCCGTCTTCCTGGCCGCCCTTTTGTGCGGGAGGGGCCAGGCGGGACTTTTTTCATTACCCGGAGATCTTCAGGGGCTGATGGGTTTTTGGGCCACCTGGCCCCTTTTGGCGGCCGGAGGAGGCCGGACGGCCTTCCTCGCGTGGACGAAGAACCCTCCTCGTTATGGGCTCTTTGATATAAACATGGCGACCTTCTTCCTGGTGCTGCTGCTGGCCTCGTCCTTCAACATTCACTTGCCGGGTGTGCGGGGGCTTCTGTTCCTGGCTATCCTGTCGAACGTGCTGATGCTCTTTTTCGGTTCCCGGGAGGAGATAGCTGGTCACGGGCACAGCCGCTCCCTGCCGTCCCTGGCGGCACTGGCGGCCCTATTGGTACCGATGTGGGTGATCGGGCATTCCGATGCCC
This genomic stretch from Thermovirga sp. harbors:
- a CDS encoding DUF58 domain-containing protein; amino-acid sequence: MQEAQRVTSIATLFPVRVITAVGVTLLLARGFYLPASFLIAVLLILTACRLWADHGLRGLSADREACRLRLFPGDEATLSVNVRNEKRLPVSLELFQSFPEGLDEITPALEGGLPGSPRRVLLGRSGEVLSTFHVRGLSRGCYDIPQGKVVSKDPLGLFSREKPFGGPQEVLVYPVLLDLEDQEFAQRHLMGDTRSDRPFMPDLTRVSSLRDYTPDTPARRIHWKASARHGKLLAKVLEHTADLRLCIALDGDRFQLPGLSMEKALSVAATLAVWADEKKVPFGLVSNLSRHGRSGPVSLPVGSGPSQPSLALEALARAELPTALPFKELLSVESRLLPWGTTIIVIRRDGSDDSPIEGRIGTEVLGTLEVSRL